The region CACTCGACCCCCATGACCCAGCGCTGGTGCCGAACCCGCCGCCCCAGGGCGACGCGGTTCTGGAACAGAAACAGATTGCCGCACAAATTCGCTCGGCGCTGGCCACGCTGCCGGAGGATCAACGCCGGGTGCTGCACATGTCTTTCTTCGACGAGCAGAGTCACAGCCAGATCGCCGCGGCCCTCGACCTGCCCCTCGGGACCGTCAAATCGCGTATCCGGTTGGCCTTCGGGCGCGTGAAGGCGACGATCGGTGACAGCTATGAGTAGCGCGCCGATGACCATTCATCACCACCCGGATGACGAACTTCTCGTGGCCTACGCCGCCGGCGAACTGGACGAGGCATGGTCGCTGGTGATCGCCACCCATACCGCGCTCTGTCCGGTCTGCCGGTCCGATGTTCACATGGCTGAAGCCGTCGGCGCTGCGTTGCTCGAGGACATGCCGGCCGCGGAGATGGCCGTACTCGATGATGCGGCACTGGCGCGCACCCTGGCGCTGGCCGAACTGGCCGACGAAGAAACCCCGCCCGATGCTTCCTCTGCCGCCTCTGCCAGCGGTGAAACGGACGCGCCGGGCGGCATTCCGATATTGCCTCAGCCTTTGCGCGACTATGCCGGAGGCGATGCCGATACCCTGAAGTGGCGGAGGCTCGGCGCAGGTGCATTTCAGGTCCCGCTCGTAACCGGGCGGCGCGGCGCACCGACCGCACGTTTGCTCCGGTTCCCGGCCGGCACGGCGGTACCCGAGCACGGGCATGATGGTATGGAGATGACCCTCGTGCTGGCGGGCAGCTATGCCGATGCGGGCGCGCCGTTCGCACGTGGCGATGTCGATGTGAATGATGCGGAGGTCGCGCATCGACCGGTCGCGGGGGCCGGGCCGGATTGCATCTGCCTCACCGTAACCGAACGGCCGTTACGCTTCCGCGGGCTGATCGCACGACTGGCGCAGCCGTTTATCGGCGTCTGAGCGACTCCCTTCATGCCTGAACGGGCTGGCGCGCGGGCTGCGCGGGCGTTAATTAGGGGCACAACGTCGCGTGACGGGCGCTCGTAGCTCAGTCGGATAGAGCGCGGGATTCCTAATCCCGAGGTCGCAGGTTCGATTCCTGCCGGGCGCACCAATCACCTGCCGTCGGTACCTATGTGCCGGTTCGGCGCTTCACATGTGAGGCATCACTTCTGCAGCGAGCCGTTGCGCTGGTCGCTGACGAGCATCGACCCGGCGGCGTGGGTGATGAACATCGGCAATCGTGCATATTCCAGGGCGGCCAGCGCCGTCAGACCGCATCCCCAGTAGATCGGCACCTCGCCGGGTTCCGGCGTCAGCACTTCGCCGAAATCGGGCTTGCCGATATCCGCAATTCCCAGCACGGCGGGGTCGCCGATATGAATCGGCGCACCGTGGACCTTTTCGAACCTGCCGGTCACCTCGACCACCTTGTCCACGTCCTGTTCTGCAAACGGGCGCATGGAGGCGACCATCGGGCCACCGAAGCGCCCGACCGGAATCGTATCCTGTGCGGTCCGGAACAGGGATCCCTGGATGCCGAGCTCCAGATGCCGGAGGCGAACCCCGGCGTCCAGCAGCGCCTCCTCGACGGAGAACCAGCAGCCGATGGCGACGGCCACGTGGTTGTCCTGCCACAGGCCGGAAATGTCGGTCGTGCTGTCGGTCTGTTGGCCATCGCGATAGACCCAATATCCGGGCAGGTCGGTCCGGACGTCGATATCCCGACCCAGCGCCGGCATGGCGGGTTCTCCGGGCACGGTGACGGCCAGAACCGGACAGGCCCGCGCGTTGAGCTCGCAGAACGCGATGAAGTCGTCGGCGTGTTCGGCCGGCAGAATGGCGAGGTTGGCCTGCACGAAGCCGGGCGCGTGGCCCGTTGTCAGCCCGGCGAAGGCACCCGTTCGCGCCAACTGTCTCAGCTCGGCGGGCGAAGCGATTTGCCGGTCTATGCCCATCTGCGTGTATCCCCGTCAGGTACCATGGGCTGCACCGGTCCGGGCGGGCCGCATTCGAGGAACTGCCCGTGGTCGGTCCCTGACCGCAGTTCGCCATTCTCGCAAATGACCTTCCCTCTCGACAGAACGGTCATGGGCCACCCCTGGACGGACATCCCTTCGAATGGCGTGTAATCCACATTGTGGTGGAGCATGTTGTTCTCGATGACGACGCGCTTCTCCGGGTCCCAGATTGCGATATCCGCGTCGGAACCGACCGCGATCGTGCCCTTCCGGGGATACAGTCCGTAGATCCGGGCCGCGTTCGTCGAATTGAGTTCAACAAAGCGTTCCAGGCTTATTCGGCCCGCGATCACGCCCTCGGAAAACAGGATGGGCGCGCGTGTCTCCAGTCCCGGCATTCCATTCGCCACCTTGGCGAATGGCGCGTCGGTTCCGAACCGCTTTTTCCCGTCATCGTCGAACCGGTAGGGCGCGTGGTCGGAAGACAGAATGTCAAACAGCCCGTCCTTGAGGCCTTGCCACAACACCTCCTGGCTCGCCTCGTCGCGGGGCGGCGGCGAACACATGGCCTTGGCGCCCTCGAAATCGGGCATGTCGAGATCGGCCTCTGTCAGCATGAGATATTGCGGGCATGTCTCGGCCAGAATATTGACGCCCTTTGCCCGGGCACGGCGAATCTCGTCCGCCGCTTCCTGCCCGGAGACGTGAACGATCAGGATCGGTACGTCGGCGATCTCGGCGAGTGAAATGGCGCGATGCGTCGCCTCACGTTCGACGACGCCGGGTCGCGACGTCGCGTGATATTTGGGTTCGGTCTTGCCGGCGGCCTCCAGCCGCTCGGTCAGCCAGGACAGGCACTCGAAATTCTCGGCATGGATCATGACCAGCGCATCCAGTTCGCGCGCCCGGGCGAGGACATCGAGAATTTGCCGGTCGGACAGCACCATCGCCGCGTAGGTCATGTAGACCTTTATCGATGTATGTCCCGCCGCGACGAGCGCGGGCAATTCCTGGCCGAGAACGGCATTGGTCGGGTCGGAGACAATCAGGTGGAACGCATAGTCGATATGCGACTGGCCCGCGGCGCGGCGGTGATAGTCGGCAACGGCCGCGCGTACGGACTGCCCGCGATGCTGTACGGCGAACGGGATGATCGTCGTGGTGCCGCCGAATGCGGCGGACCGGGAGCCGGACTCGAAACCGTCCGCCATGACCGCGCCGCCCGACGCCAGCCCCTCTGCTTGCGGCTGGTCGAGATGGCAATGTGCGTCAATTCCGCCCGGCAGGACGAGGTGTCCGGCCGCGTCGATTTCCGTTGTGCCCGCGGTGAGATTCTCGGCCAAAGCGACAATCCGGCCACCGGAGATACCGACATCGCATCGGCTGATGCCGCCGGCGGTGGCAACTGTACCGCCGCGAATGACGAGGTCTGGTTTGCCGTGGTTTCCGTGTTCAGTTTTTTGCATCGACAGTTTGCTCGCTTGTCGGGCGAAACAGGTCGTTGGTTGCGATTTCGGTAGCGATGCGGTTCAGGGTCGCAAGCTTGGCGTCCGCGTCCCCCCCCTGCTCGGCGGCATGAAGAAGATCGATGTAGCTTTTGAAGCGCAGAAACTCGTCTTCGACCCTTTGACTGATCAGCGGTTGGTCATCGAAGGCGTTGACGAAATTCTCTGCGGCGACGGTGAGCAGGAAGTATGCGGCCGACTGGTCGGGATGGGCCTTGAGCCGGTCACGGCATGCGCGTGCACTCGCACCATATGCGCGCACCGCTTTGCCGTTTTCCTCCAGTATTTCGATTAGTTCGGTCATGCTCATAGGGTTAACTCTTCCTGACTGGTGCTGATCCTTCGTCGGCAACACCACCGACGCTCTCCGCCTGCTCTGAAACCAGAGAATGGGCGTTGATTGAATATTCCGGACTTTTCATGACGCTCGAACGTCAGGCTTGCCTTACTGGACGCGGTAGATGGACATCACGAAGGCTTCGACGACGAGCAGGATTGCGAAGATCAGAATGCCGACGCCCAGCAGCAGCAGAATTGACGATAGCAAAAGGGCGGTTTCGAAATTCTCGGCCGCGAACATGATGAGGTAGCCCAACCCGCGTTCGGCCGAGACGAATTCGCCCAGAATGACGCCGATGATGCCGAATGTGACCCCGAGGCGCAGCCCAGAGAAAATGAACGGCAAGGCGAAAGGGAACTTGATGCGCATGAAAATCTGCAGGCGGCTCGCCATCAACGAGTTCCCCATGCGCTCATATGTCGGGTTCGTCGCGTTGAGCCCGGAAATTGTTGCAACGAGGACGGGGAAGAACGCGATGAAGACCGAGAAAAGGATTGTCGCTTCGATCTCCTTGCCGAACCACAGGACGAAAACCGGTGCCAGTGCGACCTTCGGGATGAGCTGAAAGAACACGACGGTCGGGTAGATCGTATCCATGATGGTTTTCGAGTAGGACACGAGCGTCCCGAGAAAAATACCGAGCACCGCAGAGGCCAGGATTCCCCAGACCGCGGCCCAGAATGTCGGGCTGGCCTGTTGAATCATCAGCGAAAAGAACTCGATCGAAGTTTGTGCGACGAGGCTCGGTGCCGGAAGGATGACCGGGCTCACGCCCGTCATTCGCACTCCGAGTTCCCACAATCCGATCAGTACGGCTGCGGCGAGGACCGGTTGCGCCAGCCGCAGGAACCAGTCTGCCGCATTTGCGATAATCATTTCCTGCAGGCGTATGCCCGGGCGCAGGCTCTTGGCGGGATCTGGCGCAATGGTCATCGTGACATCCACCGGCTTGTGAGTATGTCCGCGGCCTGGACGAGGCCATAGAAAGCCAGCCCCATCAGGCACAGCACGGTGATCGAAGCGAGGATCAGGTCGGTTTCGAAGTTCGAGGCCCCGAGGAGAATGAGGAAACCGAGACCTTCCGATGACGAAATGAACTCGGCGACGATGACGCCGATGACCGCCAGCGTGATGGCAATCTTGCAGCCGCTGAAAAAGTAGGGAACGGACGCCGGCAGGCGCACCATCCAGAAGGTCTGCCAACTCGACGCCTTGAGCGCCGTGCAAAGGCGGACGAGGGATTTGTCCGTGCTCTGCAGGCCCGCGACCATGGAGATCAGGATCGGGAAGAATGCGATAAAGGTTGCGATCGACATCCGGGACTCCCATCCAATTCCGGCCCAGACGATGAACAGCGGTGTCCAGGCGACCTTGGGGACCAATTGGATTGTCACCAGAAGAGGATATACGGAATCACGGACATATTTGTTGATGGTGATCGCGGCGGCGAAGCCGATTCCCAGCAGCATGGCGACGAAGAAGCCCGCGATCGAATCGCGCATCGTCGGAACGGTGTGGAACCAGATGAGATCGAACCGTTCGATCAGCGCGATCCAGACGAGGCTGGGCGCCGGCAGGATGACCGAAGGGTAGTCGAAATAGGTGACCAGGAACTCCCAGAGAGCCAGTATGCCCGCCGCAAAAAGAGCCGGATATGCAAAGCTTCGGAGCGTGCCCATGTCGATGCCGACCTCGTCGAGGCGCACAATCAGGGGCTGCCAGACTTTGCGAACGCCAAGTGCTGAATCGGTCATACTGATGCTCTTATCAAGTCAGATGTTGGATCAGTCGTCTGCCATTCCAGGCAAACTCTGATGTTCGATGCGCCCGCGCAGATACCCGCAGATTTCGTTGAATTCGGTGGTTTCGCCGATCTCAAGCGTGCGCGGCCGCGGGAACGGAATGGTGATGTCTTCGATGATCCGGCCTGGCCGGCTGCTCATGACGAGCACCCGGTCGGAAAGGAACACGGCTTCGCGAATGGAGTGCGTCACGAACAATGCCGTCTTGTGATAGCTCTCCCACATGCGCATCAGCACGGCGTTCATTTCATCGCGCGTAATCGCATCGAGCGCGCTGAACGGCTCGTCCATGAGCAGCAGTTCGGGCTCGTAAATCAGGGCACGGCAGATCGCGACACGCTGACGCATGCCCCCCGACAACTGGCCGGGTTTGTGGTCGTAGAATCCGTGCAGCCCGACCTGGTCGAGCAGGGCCTCGGCGCGAACGCGAAGATCGTCCGGCGGGCGTTTGAACACGCGATAGGGGAACATCACGTTCTCGATCGCGCTTTTCCATGGCAGCAGGGTCGGGTCCTGAAACATGATCCCGATATCCTCGCGCGGTCCGGTCATGGGGGTGCCGCCGACGGAGATGTCGCCCTCTGTAATGTCTTCGAGTCCGCCGGCCATCATCAGCAAAGTGCTTTTCCCGCATCCGCTGGGTCCGAGGAGCGAGACAAACTGACCGGACTCGATGGTGCAGTCTGTCGGTGCGACGGCGTTCACCGCGCGTCGTGATTTCGGGTTGTAGGTCTTGCCGACGCCTTCGATTGAAAGGTAGGTCTCCGGCGTTCCCGAGGGAACGCCGGAGGTATCGGCCTGTACTTCTTCAAGCAAAGCCATTGTTGGTCCTTAGCTGACGAGTGCTGAATAGGTGCCGAAAGTCTCTTTGACCTGAGCCCATTCGGCCGCGTTGAGCTTGACGCCGCCCACGAACTCATTGGTGAACAGACCCGCTGAATCCGGTTTGGTATCGCCGGGCTTCGACGATGACGCGTAGATCGTGTCGGTCATCGAGGCATAGGTCGTCGGGCTCGTGAAGCCGATCGCGTTCTCGGTCTGCTCCGGCACCGTGGCGAGCGCCGCCCAGAGACCGAGGCCGACATCGGCCTGCTGCTTCGCCGTGCTCGACAGCTTGAATTCCGGCACTACGTCGAACATCGTCGCGATCGCCGCTTCCGGGTCGAGCAGGGTTGCCTTGACGCCTTCACACAGACCGACGGCGACAGCCTCGCAAAGCGCCTTGTTCTTCTCGAAATAGGCCGGCGATGTCATCAGGGAGTTGCCGTAGAAGGGCAGGCCGAACTTCGAATACAGGAACACCTTCGGTGTCTTGCCGGCTGCCAGCACCTTCGGAACCGCGCTGGTGCCGAAGGCCGAAATGGCATCCACCTGACCATCAATCAGCGCACGTTCGCGGACCTTGTTGTCGAGTGCGATGGATTTGATGGTTTCCGCATCGACGCCGACATTCTTGTAGAAGGCCGGCAGGAAGGGATACTCGCCCGACGTAAGTGTCGAGCCGACCGTCTTGCCGCCGAGTTCGCTCGGTGCCTTGATCGGGGAATCGTCGAGCACCACCACGCCCATGGACGTGTCGTAGCTCAATGTTGCCATCGTGATCAGTGGCAGGCCCTTGATCGCCTGCTGGATTCCGTTCGGGGCCGCGGGAACGCCGAACTCGTACTGGCCCTGGCCGATCTGCTGGACGGCGAGTGCCGAGCCCGAACCCTTTTCGATGCTGACCTCGATGCCTTCCTTCTCCCAGAACTGCAGTGCGGCGTATGACCAGGCCGTCGTGCCCTGGGGCAACCAGCCAAGCGTCAGCTTCACTTTGCTCTTGGTGGCCGCGTACACGGTCTTGGGAATGAATGTCGAGCCGGCCGCGGCTGCGGCGCCGGCGCCAGCGAGCGCGACGAATTTGCGGCGTGAAACGCCGGATTTCGTGTTGGTCGTATCTGGTGCTTTCTTTTTAGCCATTTTAACCCTGTTCCTTCTTCAGTTTGCCGTACCGGATTGACCGGGGCGGCGGTGGTATCCGATCGAAGGTGCTGTTCCCGGCGGGTTTTGCCTTGGCCGTTGCCAGCGTGCATCGATCAACTACCGGTAAGCTTTGCAACCGCTATGCCACAGCGGCCTCGATCCCCAAGTCGCGGAATTCCGGGATTCGGCGCGGTGTCGGGATTCCGTAAATGTTCATCTCGTGTGCAGGCCGCATGCGGATTGTGCAGTGCAGCGTCACCGAAATGGCGCGTTTTAACGAATTGCCGCGGCGATCACGGCTGCAGAACCAGATCCACGCCATAGCTGGAAAGCAGGTCGCAATCCTGGTGATCGACGATGTTGGTGTCGGCCAGTTCGAGATTGAAGAAGCCGACTTCCGCAGGTGTGAAAAACGGCCCCACATGCCAGGTGCCGAGATGCAGCTTGATCGCCACGTCTCCGGGTACCCGGAAGGCCCTGATCTCGTCGGGTTCGGGTTCTTTCCCGGGCGGGTCGGACGGGGCGGCGACCGCGATGTACCAATCCGCTCCGCCGACCGAGGCCAGACACTGGGTGACCTGCTTGTGGCGCGTGATCCGGTCGAAGCCCATGCCGCGGTTGGGCAGGCGCATGATGTAGAAGCGCGGCGTCCCGTGACTCAGATCCAGCTGGGCGTCGTGATCACCAAAAGGGACCCCGTCTTCCGTCACCTCGATGACATCGCCATAGGGGGCAAACGCCTCGGACGTGATCAGGCTGGGGGTGAGTGTGCGCGTGTTGGTCATATCTGCTGAATCTCCTTGCCGTCTGAAACTGCAAGCCATGTGCCAGCGCTATGCCCGGGAACCGTCCTGTGTTCGCACCGGTCCGGCGTTCGAACGCCCATGCTTTGAGCAACCTGACGGTAAATCAGGCAACCGGCAGCCCGCCGGAGCTCCGTCATGCCGGATATGCAGGCCTTCGCGTCTGGTATGTCGATTGCAGTTGTTGAGATAAGAACCGCAATAGAAAGACACCGCCATGCCGGATCCCATTGGCCTCGATGCACTTGAAGAATTGATCCGCCACGATCTCGAGATCATGGCGTTTCCCGACCAGGATTGGGTTCTTCCCCGCCCGGAAGTGCCAGATGGCGGCGTGCTGAACTGCGCGATCATAGGCGGCGGCCAGTATGGACTGGGCGCGGCCTTCGCGCTGGCCCGGGAATGCGTGCCGGATGTGCGCGTGTTCGACTCCAACCCTGTGGGCATGGAAGGGCCCTGGGTCACATTTGCGCGGATGGAAATGCTGCGGACGCCGAAGCAGATGACCAACCTCGATATCGGGTTCCCGAACCTTACCTTCCGCGCCTGGTATGAGGCGCAGTTCGGTTGTGATGCCTGGAACGATATGTTTCGCATCCCGCGTGTGATGTGGATGGACTACCTGATCTGGTATCGCAGGATACTGAATGTGCCGGTGCAGAATGACTCCCTTGTCGAGGACATTGTGCCGGTGGACGATGACCTGTTGCGCCTGACGATAAACCGGGCCGGGACTGCACAACATGTTCATGCGCGCACGGTCATTGTTTCGACGGGGACCGAAGGCCTCGGCAGCCGCAGTATCCCGGCATCCATCCGGGCGCTGCCCAAGTGGCTTTGGGCACACTCGAACGAAATCATCGACATGCGCGGATTCGCCGGTAAGCGGATCGGTGTTCTGGGAAGCGGCGCGTCAGCCTACGACGCCGCAATCGCGGCGGTCGACGCCGGCGCGGTAAGTGCCAGGATATGTTTCCGACGCGCGCAGATCCCGACGCAAAACCCGCGCCGCAGGATGGAAAACTCGGGCTATCTCTCACATTTCCCGGAGCTTCGCGACGCGCACCGCTGGTCTTATGTGCAGCACCTCTATTCGATCGGCCAGGGCCCGCCGGAACCGACTTTTACCAAGGCGATGTCCTATGACGCGATATCCCTGCATCCGGCTTCGCCCTGGGAGCAGGTTGAGCTGGCGGCGGATGGCAGCCTGCGGGTTGGAACCGGTTCGCAGACGTTCGAATTCGATTACCTGATCCTGGCGACCGGGAATTATGCGGATCTCGGGAGCCGGCCCGAGATGGCGTCCCTGATTGATGATATCGCGGTGTGGGGCGAACGCTACACGCCCCCGATCGAGCGTGAGGATGTCCGGTTGAACGGATATCCGTATCTCGGGAAGTTCGGAGAGTTTACCGAGAAAGTTCCGGGCACGGCACCCTGGTTGTCGCGCGTGTTCAACGTGTCACGAGGGGCAGATTTGAGCCTCGGGCCGCTGTCATCATCCAGCAGCAACATGAAGTACACCCTGCCGCGCATTGTGAAAGGCGTGACCCGGCAACTCTTCCTGGACGGCGCCGATGCCATGCTGGAAGACGTGGTGGGCGGGATCCATGACGAACTGACGCCCGAGATTCTGGCGAGCAACGCCGCCTAGGGCGTCGCTCGACCGGGCGGCGCGGGGACAATGCCTTCGGGCAGCGTCTCGATATGGGCCGCGATGCGCCCCGCATGGGTCAGCCAGACGTCGTCACGGAACGCCGCGATATGTTCCAGCACGCGCCGAATGTGCCGCAGCCGGTAGGGCCAGCCGACCAGGAACGGATGCAGAGACAGATTGAAGACCAGCGGCATGGCGCGCGACTGTTCGAGCATTTCGTCGAACTGGTCGATCAGGATATCGGCATAGTCGCGCGGCGTGTGGCCGGCGCCGTGGAGGCCGGGTATGTCGTTCGACGGGCGCGGATAGGGGATGGCGAGGATACGCCCGCCATCGCGCGTGGCCATCCAGATCGGCTGGTCGTCCGCGGCCCATTCCATCATGTAGCTGTAGCCGGCCTCCGACAGCAGGTCCGGGGTCGCCCGGCTCTGCGAGACCCAGGGGCCCATCCAGCCGGTCGGCGGGTGCCCCTCCTTCGCCGTCAGTGTGGCCGTCGTGCGTATGATGAGGTCGCGCTCCGCCGCCTCGGACATGTCGCCCTGGCGTTCGGCATTTGTGATTCCATGCCCGACAAACTCGTCGCCGCGCGCGCGAAAGGCGTCCATCACTGCGGGTGCGTGATCATACATCGCGGTGTTGGCGAGGACGGTGGCGGGCAGCGCGAGCCGGTCGAACTCCGCGAGCAACCGCCAGACGGCGACACGGTTGCCGTAGTCGCGCCATGAATAATTGACCACGTCGGGCTCGGGCTGCGCGTTGGCCAGCGGGATTCCCATGCCCTCGGCAAATGGAAAATGCTCGATGTTCAGCGCCAGATATACGGCCAGTCCCTGGCCTTTGGGCCAGTCATAAAGCGGCCGCGAAACGATCGGACTGTATTCATAGCGCCCGTGGCTGGTTAGGCCGCCCATTCGGACCCCGCCTTCTCGAGGCCTGAGGCCTCGGCTTCGCCATGGGCGATCAGCAGCTTCAGCAGCTGGCGACGCATTTCCAGCCCGGGTTCGTCGGAGGGAATGCTGACCTCGCCGCCGCGCGCCGCGCGCAACGGCACGTCGGGATCGCAGATCTCCAGAATGGCCATGTCTTCCTGGGTGACCTGGCGGTCGAAGGCGATGATGTCGGCGGCGGGTGCGTCGGCCTCGGTGTCGTTGCGCATCGCGAATTGCGTGACCATGGACCGGCCGTCGTCGATCGGGGCGGTCAGGGTGTAGATAATATGGATCAGCCCGTCCGGATAGGTGATCTTCATCTTGCGCGAAAACGGCGCATACCAGGTCTTTTCATAGTTGCGCACCGTGCGGTCGCTATCCTGCTTCAGATTCTTCTTCTGAATATCCGGGTTTTTCACCGGCACGACGGCGCGCATGATGAACCCGTCGGCGGTGGGTTCGATGGAAAGCGGCGCGGGCTCCGGTTCCTCGTTGATCCCGAAACTCTTGGCATGGACATAGGAGAAATGGGCGTTGTCGAAGCTGTTCTCCATGATTCGCAGGCCCGGCGCGTTCCAGACCTCGTGGAACTCGTCGACCCGGCGGTAGGCGGCATCGGCAGTCTCGGGCATGTCCGGGATGTCGTAGAGGGGGGAGTCGAGCGCGACCCAGATGACGCCATGGCGTTCCGCGGCGCGGTAAGAATCCGTGCGCAGCCCCTTCGGGATGCCGCCGTCGGGCCGCTGGGGGATATCGGTCACCGCGCCGGTCTTGTCATAGGTCCAGCCGTGATAGCCGCACACGAGACAGCCCTCGTCGGTCCAGCCGCGGCTCAGTTTTGCGGTGCGATGGCAGCACCGGTCGCGCAAGGCGCCGGGCGATCCGTCGGCCGTCCGCCACAGGACGATATCTTCCCCCAGGAGCGTGAACGCCATGGGCTTGTCGTCCAGCGCGGTTGCAGGGGCGACGGGGTGCCAGAACCGTCGCAGGAGCGGTTGTTGCGTGACCAGCATGATTATCTCCTAAGTCTCTCTGCTGGATGAGTTTGCAAGGACCATGCCGTGCGGGATCGCGCTGTCAGCCGACATGCGGGCGTTTCGGATGCCGCGATCTGCTCAAAAATTGAACAGCATGCCTGCCCGCAGGGCGTGGCGCTGCGACCCCGGCGCGCCCGGGACCGGCGTTCTCCGCGATCGCCGACTGGCCGCGAACTTGCAACGTGGGTGGTATGAGATACCCGTTCGAATATGTCGTCCTTCCCCATGAGCGGCCAAAGCGCCAAGTACTCGTGCTCTATGCGCACCCAGTCGAGGACAGCTTTCACGCCAGCCTGCACCGCACGGTGGTCGATACCCTTCGCGACGCCGGGCATGTCGTCGACGACTGCGATCTCTATGCCGAGGATTTCTCGCCGGTCCTCACCCGCCAGGAGCGGCTCGATTATCACGACCTCGAAGCCAACCAGCGGAATGTGAAGCCCTATGTGGAGCGCCTGCTGGCCGCCGATGCGCTGGTGATCGTGCACCCGGTCTGGATCTACGGGTTCCCGGCGATTCTGAAGGGGTTCTTCGATCGCGTGCTGATCCCGGGGGTGATGTTCGATCACATCGATGGCCGGGTCAAAATGAAGCTGCACAACATCACCAAGCTCGCCGGCGTCGTGACCTATGGCGGCACCCGGCCGCGCGCGTTCCTGGCCGGCGATCCGCCGCGCAAGAATATCAAGCGGGTGCTGCGTGCGATGGTGCATCCTGCGGCCGAATGCGCGTATCTGGCCCAGTATGCGGTGGACCTGACGGATTTTCAGGCGCGCGAGCGTTTCATCGCCAAGGTGCAGCGGGAGATGGAATTCTTCTAGTGACGGCTGTGACCCCATATTCCGTTCGGGCGGTGGAAACCGTATCCATGTTGACCCGTGATGGTGTCACTCTTGATGCCGATATCTACCGACCCGAACCAAAGCGCCCGGACGAGACGTTTCCTGTTCTGCTGATGCGACAGCCCTATGGCCGCCGTATTGCCTCGACAGTTGTTCTCGCACACCCGCGTTGGTTTGCCGCCCATGGCTATATCGTCGTTATCCAGGACATTCGCGGTCGGGGAACTTCCGGCGGCACCTATGCTCTGTTTGCCAACGATGCGGAGGACGGCGCGGATGCCGTTCGCTGGGCGGCGGCGTTGCCCGGCGCGAGCGGGAAGGTTGGGATGTACGGGTTCTCCTATCAGGGCGTAAGCCAGCTGCTCGCCGCGTCGGCGTTGATGTCGGAAGCGGGCAGTGCGAGGCCATTGCATGCCTTGGCACCGGCCATGATCGGGTACGGCATTCATGATGATTGGGTCTATGAGGGCGGCGCGTTCTATCTGGCCCCGAATATCGGTTGGGGGATTCAGATGGCGGCGGAAGAAGCGCGTCTGGCCGGTGACGAGGAGGCCTATACTGCTTTGCGGCGGGGTTTGTCTGCATTTCCGCTCGGCGGACCGGTTCCCTGCAAGCCTGACCTGCTTATGGACCGTCCGGAATATGGACATTATTCGGATTGGGTCTCGCAGCCTGCGCCGGGTCCGTATTGGGACCGGATTTCGCCGGCCGGAAAGCTCGATGGCCTTGATGTACCGGTCCTGCATGTGGGGGGTTGGTATGACCTGATGCTGCCGGGGACGCTTGCGGCGTATCGAGATCTGGTCGCCAAAACATCCGCTCCGCAGTCACTGATTGTTGGTCCGTGGACCCATATGAACTGGACTGGCTGGCACCCTGCGGGCCATTCCGGTTCGGCGGCGGAAAGCAATATCGACAGCGCGCTGGTTGCGTG is a window of Alphaproteobacteria bacterium DNA encoding:
- a CDS encoding ABC transporter substrate-binding protein; this translates as MAKKKAPDTTNTKSGVSRRKFVALAGAGAAAAAGSTFIPKTVYAATKSKVKLTLGWLPQGTTAWSYAALQFWEKEGIEVSIEKGSGSALAVQQIGQGQYEFGVPAAPNGIQQAIKGLPLITMATLSYDTSMGVVVLDDSPIKAPSELGGKTVGSTLTSGEYPFLPAFYKNVGVDAETIKSIALDNKVRERALIDGQVDAISAFGTSAVPKVLAAGKTPKVFLYSKFGLPFYGNSLMTSPAYFEKNKALCEAVAVGLCEGVKATLLDPEAAIATMFDVVPEFKLSSTAKQQADVGLGLWAALATVPEQTENAIGFTSPTTYASMTDTIYASSSKPGDTKPDSAGLFTNEFVGGVKLNAAEWAQVKETFGTYSALVS
- a CDS encoding ureidoglycolate lyase: MTNTRTLTPSLITSEAFAPYGDVIEVTEDGVPFGDHDAQLDLSHGTPRFYIMRLPNRGMGFDRITRHKQVTQCLASVGGADWYIAVAAPSDPPGKEPEPDEIRAFRVPGDVAIKLHLGTWHVGPFFTPAEVGFFNLELADTNIVDHQDCDLLSSYGVDLVLQP
- a CDS encoding FAD/NAD(P)-binding protein gives rise to the protein MPDPIGLDALEELIRHDLEIMAFPDQDWVLPRPEVPDGGVLNCAIIGGGQYGLGAAFALARECVPDVRVFDSNPVGMEGPWVTFARMEMLRTPKQMTNLDIGFPNLTFRAWYEAQFGCDAWNDMFRIPRVMWMDYLIWYRRILNVPVQNDSLVEDIVPVDDDLLRLTINRAGTAQHVHARTVIVSTGTEGLGSRSIPASIRALPKWLWAHSNEIIDMRGFAGKRIGVLGSGASAYDAAIAAVDAGAVSARICFRRAQIPTQNPRRRMENSGYLSHFPELRDAHRWSYVQHLYSIGQGPPEPTFTKAMSYDAISLHPASPWEQVELAADGSLRVGTGSQTFEFDYLILATGNYADLGSRPEMASLIDDIAVWGERYTPPIEREDVRLNGYPYLGKFGEFTEKVPGTAPWLSRVFNVSRGADLSLGPLSSSSSNMKYTLPRIVKGVTRQLFLDGADAMLEDVVGGIHDELTPEILASNAA
- a CDS encoding polysaccharide deacetylase family protein; translation: MGGLTSHGRYEYSPIVSRPLYDWPKGQGLAVYLALNIEHFPFAEGMGIPLANAQPEPDVVNYSWRDYGNRVAVWRLLAEFDRLALPATVLANTAMYDHAPAVMDAFRARGDEFVGHGITNAERQGDMSEAAERDLIIRTTATLTAKEGHPPTGWMGPWVSQSRATPDLLSEAGYSYMMEWAADDQPIWMATRDGGRILAIPYPRPSNDIPGLHGAGHTPRDYADILIDQFDEMLEQSRAMPLVFNLSLHPFLVGWPYRLRHIRRVLEHIAAFRDDVWLTHAGRIAAHIETLPEGIVPAPPGRATP
- a CDS encoding aromatic ring-hydroxylating dioxygenase subunit alpha; protein product: MLVTQQPLLRRFWHPVAPATALDDKPMAFTLLGEDIVLWRTADGSPGALRDRCCHRTAKLSRGWTDEGCLVCGYHGWTYDKTGAVTDIPQRPDGGIPKGLRTDSYRAAERHGVIWVALDSPLYDIPDMPETADAAYRRVDEFHEVWNAPGLRIMENSFDNAHFSYVHAKSFGINEEPEPAPLSIEPTADGFIMRAVVPVKNPDIQKKNLKQDSDRTVRNYEKTWYAPFSRKMKITYPDGLIHIIYTLTAPIDDGRSMVTQFAMRNDTEADAPAADIIAFDRQVTQEDMAILEICDPDVPLRAARGGEVSIPSDEPGLEMRRQLLKLLIAHGEAEASGLEKAGSEWAA
- a CDS encoding NAD(P)H-dependent oxidoreductase, whose product is MRYPFEYVVLPHERPKRQVLVLYAHPVEDSFHASLHRTVVDTLRDAGHVVDDCDLYAEDFSPVLTRQERLDYHDLEANQRNVKPYVERLLAADALVIVHPVWIYGFPAILKGFFDRVLIPGVMFDHIDGRVKMKLHNITKLAGVVTYGGTRPRAFLAGDPPRKNIKRVLRAMVHPAAECAYLAQYAVDLTDFQARERFIAKVQREMEFF